The Methanoculleus thermophilus genome includes a window with the following:
- the rnp1 gene encoding ribonuclease P protein component 1 has translation MISPQNVLRHELLGLNVLVVSASNPGHVGVSGRIIDETKNTLIIQTEGKKKRIPKRSSVFRIRLPDGTIVDVDGSSLEAQPERRISMRIK, from the coding sequence ATGATCTCTCCCCAGAACGTTCTGCGGCACGAGTTGCTCGGCCTGAACGTTCTGGTCGTCTCTGCAAGCAACCCCGGTCATGTCGGGGTATCTGGCCGCATCATCGATGAGACCAAGAATACCCTGATCATCCAGACCGAGGGGAAGAAGAAGCGGATACCAAAACGATCCAGTGTCTTTCGCATCCGGCTCCCGGACGGCACGATCGTCGATGTAGACGGATCGAGCCTGGAGGCGCAGCCGGAGCGGCGGATTAGCATGCGGATCAAATAA
- a CDS encoding 50S ribosomal protein L22: MARTEYSAKIVGENVARAKANELPVSPKHSIEIARFIRNMTTTEAKAYLTDVVALKKAIPFRRFKRNVAHKRGLSKWPAGRYPVKAAEAYIKLLESVEKNAEYIGLDTGKLRIDHVAANAGRGLRAFFPRAMGRATPKRRETVNIEIIVSEVA, encoded by the coding sequence ATGGCAAGGACAGAATACTCTGCAAAGATTGTGGGCGAGAACGTCGCTCGTGCAAAGGCGAACGAGCTCCCTGTCTCCCCCAAGCACTCGATTGAGATTGCCAGGTTCATCCGGAACATGACCACCACCGAGGCAAAGGCATACCTCACCGACGTGGTGGCATTAAAGAAGGCTATTCCCTTCAGGCGGTTCAAACGGAACGTCGCCCACAAGCGCGGCCTCTCAAAGTGGCCCGCAGGGCGGTACCCGGTCAAGGCTGCGGAGGCATACATCAAGTTGCTTGAGTCCGTTGAGAAGAACGCCGAGTATATCGGTCTCGATACCGGGAAACTCAGGATCGACCACGTTGCTGCCAACGCTGGCCGTGGCCTTCGGGCGTTCTTCCCACGTGCAATGGGCCGCGCCACCCCGAAGCGCAGGGAGACCGTGAACATCGAGATCATCGTGAGCGAGGTGGCGTAA
- the rpl4p gene encoding 50S ribosomal protein L4, producing the protein MKAQVRTLTGEISHEIDLPEIFNEEYRPDLIKRAVLALQSTRFQPHGTNPYAGIRTSAESWGSGRGVAQVPRLKNGSRAARVPQATGGRAAHPPKVEKVLIKNINRKEKQKALRSAIAASTHLDLVRGRGHIFEGELPLVLEDKFEEITRTSDVISTLSALGLYADVERARRSKKVRAGRGTMRGRRYKQRKSILIVTGNEPLRAARNLAGVDAVAVNQLNAELLAPGTQAGRLTIWTESAIKRLEEF; encoded by the coding sequence ATGAAGGCACAGGTTCGAACACTGACAGGCGAGATCAGCCACGAGATCGATCTCCCCGAGATCTTTAACGAAGAATACAGGCCCGACCTGATTAAGCGGGCTGTCCTCGCACTCCAGAGCACCCGGTTCCAGCCGCATGGGACAAACCCCTATGCTGGCATACGCACCTCCGCAGAGTCCTGGGGCAGCGGCCGGGGCGTCGCTCAGGTCCCCCGCCTGAAGAACGGCAGCAGGGCGGCCCGGGTGCCGCAGGCAACCGGCGGACGGGCAGCGCATCCTCCGAAGGTCGAAAAGGTCCTCATCAAGAATATCAACCGCAAAGAGAAGCAGAAGGCTCTCAGGTCCGCCATCGCGGCCAGCACACACCTGGACCTTGTCCGGGGGCGCGGTCACATCTTTGAGGGCGAACTTCCACTGGTCCTTGAGGACAAGTTCGAAGAGATCACCCGGACCAGCGACGTCATCTCGACACTCTCTGCTCTCGGGCTCTATGCCGATGTCGAGCGTGCAAGGAGGAGCAAGAAGGTCCGTGCTGGACGAGGCACCATGCGTGGACGCCGCTACAAGCAGCGCAAGAGCATCCTGATCGTCACCGGGAACGAGCCGCTCCGGGCAGCCCGGAACCTTGCCGGTGTCGATGCCGTGGCCGTCAACCAGCTCAATGCCGAACTCTTAGCACCCGGCACGCAGGCAGGGCGCCTGACGATCTGGACGGAGTCTGCAATCAAGAGACTGGAGGAGTTCTAA
- a CDS encoding aldehyde dehydrogenase family protein, producing the protein MIEPRGFLIGGEWRTNNDILDVRFPYTGEVAGRVCLAGSEDIEDALCSAERGFSVTRRLPAHRRSEILYALADLIRERAADLARTIVLEAGKTRALAESEVVRAQETIEVSAEEARRIDGTILPLDWNVAGEGRIGCLRRFPLGPVLAITPFNFPLNLACHKLGPAIAAGNSVILKPASATPISSLMLGEMALEAGFPAEALSVVPCRTDLAERMVRDDRIACVSFTGSSAVGWHLRSIAGRKRVGLELGGNAAVIVHEDADIPFAVDRIVAGGFSNAGQACISVQRVYLHQPIYEEALGLLVERTRALTVGDPRELKTDVGPMISESAAETAFAKVEDAIAGGAKVLAGGTRDGPLFEPTVLVETTPDMAVNRTEVFAPVVTVTPYETFEEALALANDSEYGLQAGIFTHDSRRIAQAFAELRVGGLVVNDVSTFRMDHAPYGGVRGSGIGREGPKYAIEEMTEERMMIFSP; encoded by the coding sequence ATGATAGAGCCACGCGGATTCCTGATCGGCGGAGAATGGCGAACGAACAACGATATCCTGGATGTTCGGTTCCCGTACACCGGGGAGGTCGCCGGTCGGGTCTGCCTTGCCGGGAGCGAGGATATCGAGGACGCTCTCTGTTCTGCCGAACGCGGGTTCTCCGTCACGCGGCGCCTTCCCGCACACCGCCGCTCGGAGATCCTCTACGCGCTTGCCGATCTCATCCGGGAACGGGCCGCAGACCTTGCCCGCACGATCGTGCTCGAAGCGGGAAAGACCCGTGCCCTTGCCGAGAGCGAGGTCGTGCGTGCGCAGGAGACGATCGAGGTCTCCGCCGAGGAGGCGCGCCGGATCGACGGCACGATCCTTCCTCTCGACTGGAATGTGGCCGGGGAAGGGCGGATAGGCTGCCTCCGCCGGTTCCCGCTCGGCCCGGTGCTCGCGATCACGCCGTTCAACTTCCCGCTCAACCTTGCCTGCCACAAACTGGGGCCGGCCATCGCCGCCGGAAACTCCGTTATCCTCAAACCCGCGTCGGCCACCCCGATCTCTTCGCTGATGCTCGGCGAGATGGCGCTTGAGGCCGGGTTTCCGGCGGAAGCGCTCAGCGTCGTCCCCTGCCGCACCGATCTTGCGGAGCGGATGGTACGGGACGACCGGATCGCCTGTGTGAGTTTCACCGGGAGTTCGGCCGTCGGATGGCACCTCCGGTCGATTGCTGGCAGAAAACGCGTCGGTCTGGAACTCGGCGGAAACGCGGCCGTGATCGTTCATGAGGATGCCGATATCCCCTTTGCGGTCGATCGCATCGTTGCCGGCGGGTTCTCGAACGCCGGCCAGGCCTGCATCTCGGTGCAGCGGGTCTACCTCCATCAGCCGATTTACGAGGAGGCGCTCGGGCTGCTTGTCGAACGGACTCGTGCCCTTACCGTCGGCGATCCACGCGAACTAAAGACCGATGTGGGTCCGATGATCTCGGAGTCTGCCGCGGAGACAGCGTTTGCAAAGGTGGAGGACGCCATCGCAGGCGGCGCGAAGGTGCTTGCCGGAGGAACCCGCGACGGTCCGCTCTTTGAGCCGACAGTTCTCGTCGAGACGACGCCGGATATGGCAGTGAACCGGACCGAGGTCTTCGCCCCGGTGGTGACGGTCACCCCCTACGAGACCTTCGAGGAGGCGCTCGCGCTCGCGAACGACTCCGAGTACGGGCTGCAGGCGGGCATCTTCACCCACGATTCCCGAAGGATTGCGCAGGCGTTCGCGGAACTCCGGGTCGGCGGCCTGGTGGTCAACGACGTCTCGACGTTCCGGATGGATCACGCCCCCTATGGCGGGGTCAGGGGCTCGGGCATCGGGCGGGAGGGGCCGAAGTACGCGATCGAGGAGATGACCGAAGAGCGGATGATGATCTTTTCGCCGTAG
- the rpmC gene encoding 50S ribosomal protein L29, translated as MAIFRAKEVRQLSDTELIEQEQKLTLELIQGRGKVSAGGATENPGRIREVKRTIARIQTEKNARRNA; from the coding sequence ATGGCAATCTTTCGCGCAAAAGAAGTGAGGCAGCTCTCCGATACCGAGCTTATCGAGCAGGAGCAGAAGCTCACCCTTGAACTGATCCAGGGGCGGGGGAAAGTCAGCGCCGGCGGTGCCACTGAGAACCCCGGGAGGATCCGCGAGGTTAAGAGAACGATCGCGCGTATCCAGACTGAGAAGAACGCACGGAGGAACGCATGA
- a CDS encoding 30S ribosomal protein S19, whose protein sequence is MAKKAQKRMPRRREEFTYRGYSIEDLQQMALTELLSIMPSRARRKFNRGLSREHEKLLSDIRSGDENIRTHLRDMVVMPEMVGKTILVHNGKEFQKVEIQPEAVFHYLGEFALTRKKVTHGSAGIGATRSSKYVPLK, encoded by the coding sequence ATGGCAAAGAAAGCACAGAAGCGAATGCCGCGGCGGCGAGAGGAATTCACCTATCGCGGCTATTCCATTGAGGATCTGCAGCAGATGGCTCTCACCGAACTGCTGTCGATCATGCCGTCCCGGGCACGCAGGAAGTTTAACCGCGGTCTCTCAAGGGAGCACGAGAAACTCCTCTCCGACATCCGGTCGGGGGACGAAAACATCCGCACCCATCTGCGTGACATGGTTGTCATGCCCGAGATGGTCGGCAAGACTATCCTGGTCCACAACGGTAAGGAGTTCCAGAAGGTGGAGATCCAGCCTGAGGCGGTCTTCCACTACCTTGGAGAGTTTGCACTGACCCGCAAGAAAGTTACCCACGGCAGCGCTGGTATCGGTGCGACCAGGTCGAGTAAGTACGTACCACTGAAGTGA
- a CDS encoding 50S ribosomal protein L23, which produces MVLKYPFVTEKATMMLEGGNKLQFIVQRNATKQDIKRELESTFEQKVAEVRTMMTMKGEKKAIVKFADEKAAEEFLSRLGIM; this is translated from the coding sequence ATGGTACTGAAATATCCCTTCGTTACTGAAAAAGCAACGATGATGCTCGAAGGCGGGAACAAACTCCAGTTTATCGTGCAGAGGAACGCCACCAAGCAGGATATCAAACGCGAGCTGGAGTCGACCTTCGAGCAGAAAGTGGCCGAAGTCCGCACCATGATGACCATGAAGGGCGAGAAGAAAGCCATTGTAAAGTTTGCGGATGAGAAAGCGGCTGAAGAGTTCCTCAGCCGGCTGGGAATAATGTAA
- a CDS encoding Tfx family DNA-binding protein: MKQGLLTDRQKEVLRYRKKGLTQQQIAEIIHTSKANVCTIEKAALENIARARETLEFLYTLDATHLCTLQKGLDLLKVPEIIYAEAEKVGVKVKYDTISLINRIRDANPERFRGRQVREDVEIYINNDGDLYFG; the protein is encoded by the coding sequence ATGAAACAAGGTCTGCTTACCGATCGCCAGAAAGAAGTGTTGCGCTACCGGAAGAAAGGGTTGACCCAACAACAGATTGCAGAGATTATTCATACCTCAAAGGCAAACGTCTGCACCATCGAGAAAGCCGCGCTTGAGAATATCGCGCGTGCACGTGAGACGCTTGAGTTCCTCTACACCCTCGACGCCACGCACCTCTGTACGCTCCAGAAGGGCCTCGATCTCCTCAAAGTCCCTGAGATCATCTATGCTGAGGCCGAGAAGGTGGGTGTGAAGGTCAAGTATGACACGATCTCGCTTATAAACCGGATCCGGGACGCGAATCCCGAGCGGTTCAGGGGCCGGCAGGTCCGCGAAGACGTCGAGATCTACATCAACAACGACGGCGATCTGTACTTTGGATGA
- a CDS encoding 50S ribosomal protein L2, translating into MAHRIIAQSRGRGGPSYRAPSHRYKADLRHAGKNTALTSGVVLDIEHDPSRHAPIALVRLESGEKVYVLATEGLGVGDGLSWGPGGEVKNGNTLPLQEIPVGAYVCNIEARPNDGGKFVRSSGVQALVIGKSEDGRVGVRMPSGKNKWFNGACMATVGIVAGGGRGEKPFVKAGKKAFHVRSSAERWPRVKGVCMNVIDHPFGGGGHQHCGRPKTVSHGTSPGRKVGHIAARRTGKWKK; encoded by the coding sequence ATGGCACATCGAATTATAGCACAGAGCCGCGGTAGAGGCGGCCCTTCGTACCGTGCACCGTCGCACCGGTATAAAGCCGACCTGAGACATGCGGGGAAGAATACTGCTCTGACGTCCGGAGTGGTTCTCGATATCGAGCATGACCCGTCCCGCCACGCACCGATCGCCCTTGTCAGGCTTGAGAGCGGCGAGAAGGTATATGTCCTTGCCACTGAAGGGCTCGGCGTAGGGGATGGACTCTCCTGGGGACCAGGCGGTGAGGTGAAGAACGGAAACACCCTTCCGCTCCAGGAGATCCCGGTCGGTGCGTACGTCTGCAACATCGAAGCTCGGCCCAACGACGGCGGTAAATTCGTCCGCTCGAGCGGTGTTCAGGCTCTCGTCATCGGCAAGTCTGAAGACGGCCGTGTCGGTGTTCGGATGCCGAGCGGCAAGAACAAGTGGTTCAACGGTGCCTGCATGGCAACCGTCGGTATCGTTGCTGGCGGCGGACGGGGTGAAAAGCCGTTCGTCAAGGCAGGAAAGAAAGCCTTCCACGTCAGGTCCTCCGCTGAGAGATGGCCCCGTGTTAAGGGTGTCTGCATGAACGTCATCGACCACCCGTTCGGTGGCGGTGGTCACCAGCACTGCGGACGGCCAAAGACTGTCTCCCATGGGACCTCGCCTGGCAGAAAAGTGGGACACATTGCCGCCCGGAGAACCGGCAAGTGGAAGAAGTGA
- a CDS encoding 30S ribosomal protein S3 — translation MATEKKFIMDGVRNVCVEKFLANELKRAGYGGMDITRTPLGTQVTIFAEKPGIVIGKGGKQVRQLTQDLATTYGVESPQVEVQQIQNPNFNAQIMAERLANALERGWYFRKAGQSTIRRVMDSGALGCEVVISGKLTGARARTQKFTEGYVKHSGEPSETIVETGYAIAVKKLGTIGVQVKIVPPGAKLPDTFEVVEPQQKKAPEAPKPEEVSEVPFEDEFDEEPDEDIFEEEFLEER, via the coding sequence ATGGCGACCGAGAAGAAGTTTATCATGGACGGTGTCCGCAACGTCTGCGTCGAGAAGTTCTTGGCGAACGAACTCAAGCGGGCGGGGTACGGCGGCATGGACATCACCCGGACGCCGCTTGGTACCCAGGTGACCATCTTTGCGGAGAAGCCCGGTATCGTGATCGGAAAGGGCGGTAAGCAGGTTCGGCAACTCACCCAGGATCTTGCCACCACCTATGGTGTTGAGTCCCCGCAGGTGGAGGTCCAGCAGATCCAGAACCCCAACTTCAACGCCCAGATCATGGCGGAGAGGCTGGCAAACGCTCTTGAGCGCGGTTGGTACTTCCGGAAGGCAGGACAGAGCACGATCCGTCGCGTGATGGATTCCGGTGCGCTCGGCTGCGAAGTCGTCATTTCCGGGAAACTGACCGGGGCCCGGGCGCGGACCCAGAAGTTCACCGAGGGTTACGTCAAGCACAGCGGCGAGCCCAGCGAGACGATCGTCGAGACGGGCTATGCAATTGCCGTCAAGAAACTCGGGACCATCGGTGTCCAGGTTAAGATCGTCCCGCCGGGTGCAAAACTGCCAGATACCTTTGAGGTTGTCGAGCCCCAGCAGAAGAAGGCTCCTGAGGCCCCTAAGCCCGAGGAAGTCAGCGAAGTTCCCTTCGAGGATGAGTTCGATGAAGAACCCGACGAGGATATCTTTGAAGAGGAGTTCCTGGAGGAGAGATAA
- a CDS encoding 30S ribosomal protein S17 — MARNIGLDVPIPETECEDANCPFHGTLPVHGQVITGKVVSDRMSGTVVVEREYLHYVKKYKRYEKRRSRYHAHSTPCLHPSVGDVVRIAECRPLSKTKNFVVVEVMKE, encoded by the coding sequence ATGGCACGAAACATTGGGTTGGATGTCCCCATTCCGGAAACAGAATGTGAGGACGCAAATTGTCCGTTTCACGGCACTTTGCCGGTACACGGCCAGGTGATTACCGGCAAAGTCGTGAGCGACCGTATGAGCGGTACAGTCGTCGTGGAGCGTGAGTACCTCCACTACGTCAAGAAATACAAGCGGTACGAGAAGCGCAGGTCCCGGTATCATGCCCACAGCACACCCTGTCTGCATCCCAGCGTAGGCGACGTGGTCCGGATCGCGGAGTGCAGACCGCTTTCAAAGACCAAGAACTTCGTTGTGGTTGAGGTGATGAAGGAATGA
- a CDS encoding galactose-1-phosphate uridylyltransferase has translation MFTTHEIRTERGILQYRRESLTGIRCRISPVRIERQIDSAPALPDSRERCPFCSDAINASTPTFGDGSRLHCGESVTFPNLYPFAKHHVVTVITTEHEPGRLSARHLADAISGTTQAMIRSPGYASINWNYLPSAGASIVHPHLQGIVDAEPTRLVDLYLSAGRRYLVDHGHLYWDDLVDRERCSERFLFEDEIFWSANPVPLGEREIRGILPISTLDEFEPYIEPLARGIIRIIEFYRDLGTYAFNASIFFDAPGTAGCGHRAFCSLIARLNPNSLSMCDSAFMERLHLEPVILTLPEDLGALFREKS, from the coding sequence ATGTTCACCACTCATGAGATCCGGACGGAACGAGGTATTCTTCAGTACCGCCGGGAGTCCCTCACCGGTATCCGGTGCAGGATCAGTCCCGTCCGGATAGAGCGGCAGATCGATTCCGCTCCTGCTCTGCCCGATTCGCGCGAACGTTGTCCGTTCTGCTCCGACGCCATAAACGCCTCCACCCCGACGTTTGGGGACGGGAGCCGTCTCCACTGCGGAGAGAGCGTGACGTTCCCGAACCTCTATCCTTTCGCCAAGCATCATGTCGTCACCGTAATCACCACCGAACATGAGCCGGGCCGCCTTAGCGCAAGGCACCTTGCCGACGCTATATCCGGCACGACACAGGCCATGATCCGGTCTCCGGGTTACGCGAGCATAAACTGGAACTACCTCCCTTCGGCCGGGGCGAGCATCGTCCACCCGCACCTGCAGGGTATCGTCGATGCAGAGCCTACCCGGCTTGTGGATCTTTACCTCTCTGCCGGGCGCCGCTACCTTGTCGACCATGGTCACCTCTACTGGGACGATCTGGTGGATCGCGAGCGCTGCTCCGAGCGGTTCCTCTTTGAAGATGAGATCTTCTGGTCTGCAAACCCGGTTCCCCTCGGTGAGCGGGAGATACGCGGAATTCTTCCGATATCGACGCTTGATGAATTTGAGCCCTACATAGAGCCGTTGGCTCGCGGGATCATCCGCATCATTGAGTTCTACCGGGACCTTGGCACATACGCCTTCAATGCCTCGATCTTCTTTGACGCCCCGGGAACTGCGGGCTGTGGTCACCGTGCATTCTGCTCCCTCATAGCACGGTTGAATCCCAACAGTCTCTCCATGTGCGACTCGGCGTTCATGGAGCGACTGCACCTGGAGCCGGTCATCCTGACGCTCCCGGAAGACCTCGGCGCACTCTTCCGTGAGAAAAGTTAA
- a CDS encoding F420-dependent methylenetetrahydromethanopterin dehydrogenase, giving the protein MVVKVGIAKLGNIASGVMAELLLDERADREDMITFMATSGTKLQPEDIDRVVSNMKAWGPDFCIVVSPNGILPGPTQAREALAAAGIPCIVITDDVTSKKEQFEALKASNFGYIIMKADSMIGARREFLDPIEMADYNGNLIKVLSVTGAFRKLQMELDKVIDQVKAGKKGADLVLPKVVMTSDKAVEGEFTNPYALAKARAAYEIAQSVAGVNVKGCFMTKEWEKYIPIVSSAHEMMRQAMLLCEEARELEKGMDGVIRKPHKKTGEIVSKTALISKPE; this is encoded by the coding sequence GTGGTAGTTAAAGTAGGAATCGCAAAACTGGGGAATATCGCCAGTGGTGTAATGGCTGAGCTTCTTCTTGATGAGCGTGCCGACCGTGAGGATATGATCACTTTCATGGCGACCTCCGGTACGAAACTGCAGCCCGAGGATATCGACCGCGTCGTCAGCAATATGAAGGCATGGGGCCCGGACTTCTGTATCGTCGTCTCCCCGAACGGCATCCTCCCCGGACCCACCCAGGCCCGTGAGGCCCTTGCAGCAGCCGGAATCCCCTGCATCGTCATCACCGACGACGTCACCTCCAAGAAGGAGCAGTTCGAGGCACTCAAGGCGAGCAACTTCGGCTACATCATCATGAAGGCCGACTCCATGATCGGCGCCCGCCGTGAGTTCCTCGACCCCATTGAGATGGCGGACTACAACGGAAACCTCATCAAGGTCCTCTCCGTCACCGGCGCGTTCCGCAAGCTGCAGATGGAGCTCGACAAGGTGATCGACCAGGTGAAGGCCGGCAAGAAGGGTGCGGACCTCGTGCTCCCGAAGGTCGTCATGACCTCCGACAAGGCGGTCGAGGGCGAGTTCACCAACCCCTACGCGCTCGCGAAGGCACGTGCCGCCTACGAGATCGCCCAGTCTGTTGCAGGCGTCAACGTCAAGGGCTGCTTCATGACGAAGGAGTGGGAGAAGTACATCCCGATCGTCTCAAGCGCTCACGAGATGATGCGCCAGGCCATGCTCCTCTGCGAGGAGGCACGCGAGCTCGAAAAGGGCATGGATGGAGTCATCCGCAAGCCGCACAAGAAGACCGGCGAGATCGTCTCAAAGACCGCGCTCATCAGCAAGCCCGAGTAA
- a CDS encoding 50S ribosomal protein L3, translating to MPNIHRPRRGSLAYSPRKRAKSPVPRYGSWPEHTGAPTVQGFAGYKVGMTHVIMVDDRKNSPTEGKDIMVPVTVVEVPPMRVAGVRAYSEDTYGKHALTEAWATDLDPELSRRINVPKNHDTAAALEAIRNAIGEGKVVELYALTYTRPIELTGVPKKVPDLMEMRIAGGSLDDQIAYAAEILGKEVTISSNFEVGEYVDVTAVTTGKGTEGPVKRWGVQVRKRKHSRGGKKRHIGNLGPWNPHHVRWQVPQMGQMGYQQRTEFNKRILKIGTNGDDITPAGGFLHYGLVRGPYVLIKGSVPGPSKRLVRIRPAIRKDEQTISAPTINFVSTQSKQG from the coding sequence ATGCCGAATATACACAGACCACGCAGAGGATCCCTCGCATACAGCCCGAGAAAGCGGGCGAAAAGTCCGGTTCCCCGATACGGCTCATGGCCTGAGCACACGGGTGCCCCGACCGTGCAGGGATTTGCAGGGTACAAGGTGGGGATGACGCACGTCATCATGGTTGATGACCGTAAAAACAGCCCCACCGAAGGCAAGGATATAATGGTACCGGTGACCGTGGTTGAGGTCCCACCCATGCGGGTGGCCGGCGTGCGCGCATACAGCGAGGACACCTACGGGAAGCACGCATTGACCGAGGCCTGGGCTACCGACCTCGATCCTGAGTTGTCCCGCCGTATTAACGTCCCGAAGAACCACGACACCGCTGCTGCCCTCGAAGCCATCAGGAATGCAATTGGCGAAGGTAAGGTCGTAGAACTCTATGCCCTGACATACACCCGGCCAATCGAGCTGACTGGTGTCCCGAAGAAGGTCCCCGACCTGATGGAGATGCGGATCGCCGGCGGAAGCCTCGACGACCAGATTGCCTACGCCGCAGAGATTCTCGGAAAAGAGGTCACAATCTCGAGCAACTTCGAGGTCGGCGAGTACGTCGATGTGACCGCCGTCACCACCGGTAAGGGTACGGAAGGCCCCGTCAAGCGCTGGGGTGTCCAGGTCAGGAAGCGCAAACACTCCCGCGGCGGCAAGAAGCGCCACATCGGGAACCTCGGCCCCTGGAATCCGCACCACGTCCGGTGGCAGGTGCCCCAGATGGGACAGATGGGCTACCAGCAGCGCACCGAGTTCAACAAGCGGATCTTGAAGATCGGCACCAACGGCGACGATATAACGCCGGCAGGTGGATTCCTCCACTACGGCCTTGTGCGTGGGCCCTATGTCCTGATCAAGGGTTCCGTCCCCGGGCCGAGCAAGCGGCTGGTCCGGATACGGCCTGCAATACGGAAAGATGAGCAGACCATCAGCGCACCGACGATCAACTTCGTCAGTACGCAGAGCAAGCAGGGGTGA